A single genomic interval of Microbacterium hydrocarbonoxydans harbors:
- a CDS encoding fumarylacetoacetate hydrolase family protein: MKFARLGPSGAEIPVLIEGEEYLDLRPVTSDVNGDFLAGDFRARVESARAAGDLPELQGAAEMRIGAPIARPSAVICIGQNYAAHARESGSEPPTVPIMFLKTPNTVVGPNDAVTIPRGSEKTDWEVELGIVIGARASHLDSPDEADAHIAGYVTANDVSERAFQMEVSGGQWSKGKIAPGFNPTGPWLVTPDEVQVDDLRLRSWVNGEPRQDSNTNDMIFDVRAIVHHLSQYVALEPGDLILTGTPQGVAFGGKFPYLKAGDVVDIEIEGLGHQRQEFVAWEAQK, from the coding sequence ATGAAGTTCGCACGCCTAGGCCCGTCCGGCGCCGAGATTCCGGTGCTCATCGAGGGCGAGGAGTACCTCGACCTGCGTCCCGTGACATCCGATGTGAACGGCGACTTCCTGGCCGGAGACTTCCGCGCCCGCGTCGAATCCGCCCGCGCTGCCGGCGACCTTCCGGAGCTGCAGGGCGCCGCCGAGATGCGAATCGGAGCGCCGATCGCTCGTCCCAGCGCCGTCATCTGCATCGGCCAGAACTACGCGGCGCACGCCCGCGAGTCCGGCTCCGAGCCGCCGACTGTCCCGATCATGTTCCTGAAGACGCCGAACACCGTCGTCGGCCCGAACGATGCGGTCACGATCCCCCGCGGCAGCGAGAAGACCGACTGGGAGGTGGAGCTGGGCATCGTGATCGGCGCCCGCGCCTCGCACCTCGACTCTCCGGACGAGGCCGACGCCCACATCGCCGGCTACGTCACCGCCAACGACGTCTCGGAGCGCGCCTTCCAGATGGAGGTCTCCGGCGGGCAGTGGTCGAAGGGCAAGATCGCGCCGGGGTTCAACCCGACCGGCCCCTGGCTGGTCACTCCCGACGAGGTCCAGGTCGACGACCTGCGACTGCGCAGCTGGGTCAACGGCGAGCCGCGGCAGGACTCGAACACGAACGACATGATCTTCGACGTGCGCGCGATCGTGCACCACCTGTCGCAGTACGTCGCCCTGGAGCCCGGCGACCTCATCCTCACGGGCACCCCGCAGGGCGTCGCCTTCGGCGGGAAGTTCCCGTACCTGAAGGCGGGCGACGTGGTCGACATCGAGATCGAAGGACTCGGGCATCAGCGCCAGGAGTTCGTGGCATGGGAGGCACAGAAGTGA
- a CDS encoding L-fuconate dehydratase, with protein MSRIVALDTTDIRFPTSLSLDGSDAMNPDPDYSAAYVIVRTDAEDGVAGHAFVFTIGRGNDVQVAAIDALAGHLVGRELEPLLDDMGTTFRDIIGDSQLRWLGPEKGVMHMAIGAVINALWDIKAKRAGLPLWQLLARMTPEEIVDLVDFRYLTNALTREDALDILRAAEPGRAERERELLATGYPGYTTSPGWLGYSDEKLERLAREAMADGFTQIKLKVGADLDDDIRRFRKAREVCGPDFPIAIDANQRWEVSEAIEWVNALAEFHPAWIEEPTSPDDVLGHAEIARGIAPIRVATGEHAQNRVIFKQLLQAEAISVMQIDAVRVAGVNENIANLLLAAKFGVPVCPHAGGVGLCEAVQHLSMFDFVAVTGTREGRMIEFVDHLHEHFVIPTDIQGGSYLAPVAPGSGMEMKAESIAAYTWKGQHVGI; from the coding sequence GTGAGCCGCATCGTCGCCCTCGACACGACCGACATCCGCTTCCCGACATCGTTGAGTTTGGACGGGTCGGACGCCATGAACCCCGACCCCGACTACTCGGCGGCGTACGTCATCGTGCGCACGGATGCCGAGGACGGCGTCGCAGGCCACGCCTTCGTCTTCACCATCGGCCGCGGCAACGATGTGCAGGTCGCGGCGATCGACGCGCTCGCCGGACACCTGGTGGGGCGCGAACTCGAACCGCTGCTCGACGACATGGGCACGACGTTCCGCGACATCATCGGCGACTCGCAGCTGCGCTGGCTCGGTCCCGAGAAGGGCGTCATGCACATGGCGATCGGCGCGGTCATCAACGCGCTGTGGGATATCAAGGCGAAGCGCGCCGGCCTGCCGCTGTGGCAGCTCCTGGCCAGGATGACGCCCGAGGAGATCGTCGATCTCGTCGACTTCCGCTACCTGACCAACGCCCTGACCAGGGAGGACGCGCTCGACATCCTGCGCGCCGCAGAGCCGGGCCGCGCCGAGCGAGAGCGGGAGCTGCTCGCCACCGGATACCCCGGCTACACGACCAGCCCCGGGTGGCTCGGATACTCCGACGAGAAGCTCGAGCGACTCGCCCGCGAGGCGATGGCCGACGGCTTCACCCAGATCAAGCTCAAAGTCGGCGCCGACCTCGACGACGACATCCGTCGTTTCCGCAAGGCCCGCGAGGTGTGCGGCCCCGACTTCCCGATCGCGATCGACGCCAACCAGCGTTGGGAGGTCTCGGAGGCGATCGAGTGGGTCAACGCGCTCGCCGAGTTCCACCCCGCCTGGATCGAGGAGCCCACCAGCCCGGACGACGTTCTCGGTCATGCCGAGATCGCCAGGGGGATCGCGCCGATCCGCGTCGCCACCGGCGAGCACGCCCAGAACCGCGTCATCTTCAAGCAGCTGCTGCAGGCCGAGGCGATCTCGGTCATGCAGATCGACGCGGTGCGGGTCGCCGGCGTCAACGAGAACATCGCCAACCTGCTGCTCGCCGCGAAGTTCGGCGTGCCGGTGTGCCCGCACGCCGGCGGTGTCGGCCTGTGCGAGGCCGTGCAGCACCTGTCGATGTTCGACTTCGTCGCCGTCACCGGCACCCGGGAAGGCCGGATGATCGAGTTCGTCGACCACCTGCACGAGCACTTCGTGATCCCCACCGACATCCAGGGCGGCTCGTACCTGGCCCCCGTCGCGCCCGGTTCCGGCATGGAGATGAAGGCCGAGAGCATCGCCGCGTACACCTGGAAGGGACAGCATGTCGGCATCTGA
- a CDS encoding aldo/keto reductase: MSASDRLTVPRLGYGAANVGNLFRALSDDEAWAVLDAAWESGIRFFDTAPHYGLGLSERRLGAFLQTKPREEYVLSTKVGRLLRPNPEHAGGLDTANDFHVPDDLQRVWDFSASGIRASLDESRERLGIDRIDLVYLHDPERHDLDLALAEALPALEQLRRDGEVAAVGIGSMVSEALAAAVRSADLDLIMVAGRYTLLEQPAAADVLPACRETGTGIVAASVFNSGLLASSEPKRDGRYEYGQLPDELWERLVRIAGVCAAHDVPLPAAAIQFPLQSDVVRSVVVGGSRPAQLTQNAEYAALEIPDALWAELAAEGLIPA, from the coding sequence ATGTCGGCATCTGATCGACTGACGGTCCCGCGCCTCGGATACGGGGCGGCCAACGTCGGCAACCTGTTCCGCGCGCTCAGCGACGACGAGGCTTGGGCCGTGCTCGACGCGGCCTGGGAGAGCGGCATCCGCTTCTTCGACACGGCCCCGCACTACGGGCTCGGCCTGTCTGAGCGGCGTCTCGGCGCGTTTCTGCAGACCAAGCCGCGCGAGGAGTACGTGCTCTCGACCAAGGTCGGTCGACTGCTGCGGCCGAACCCGGAGCACGCCGGCGGGCTCGACACCGCGAACGATTTCCACGTGCCGGATGACCTCCAGCGCGTGTGGGACTTCTCGGCTTCGGGGATCCGCGCCAGCCTCGACGAGTCGCGCGAACGGCTGGGCATCGACCGCATCGACCTCGTCTACCTGCACGACCCGGAACGTCACGATCTCGACCTGGCGCTCGCCGAGGCGCTGCCCGCGCTGGAGCAGCTGCGTCGCGACGGCGAGGTGGCGGCCGTCGGGATCGGCTCGATGGTGTCGGAGGCGCTCGCCGCGGCGGTGCGATCGGCCGACCTCGACCTGATCATGGTCGCCGGCCGGTACACGCTGCTCGAGCAGCCGGCCGCGGCCGACGTCCTGCCCGCCTGTCGGGAGACGGGCACCGGGATCGTGGCGGCATCCGTCTTCAACTCCGGACTGCTCGCATCGAGCGAGCCGAAGCGCGACGGGCGGTACGAGTACGGTCAGCTGCCCGACGAGCTCTGGGAGCGGCTGGTGCGCATCGCCGGCGTCTGTGCGGCGCATGACGTGCCGCTGCCTGCGGCAGCGATCCAGTTCCCGTTGCAGTCTGACGTGGTGCGGTCGGTGGTGGTCGGGGGCAGTCGGCCGGCGCAGCTCACGCAGAATGCGGAGTATGCGGCGCTCGAGATTCCCGACGCACTGTGGGCCGAGCTCGCGGCCGAAGGCCTGATCCCGGCTTGA
- a CDS encoding LacI family DNA-binding transcriptional regulator → MPASVKDVAALAGVSSSTVSNYLNHPHVLGESSAAKVRAAIEQLGYVPNESARQLRAGSSKALALILLDAWLPYFLELSRGVEDVAREEGWSLFFSNSNRDADTERRNIDMFEAHRVQGIVIYPLQDVVPRLEQLADRGIRSVVVGPIPDSATVGSVRFDDRGGGRLAGAHLLSIGRRRILFLGAPGVSQSNDRLQGLRDAVDGSDAEVTVVDVPHLTTEDGLDVGARIVEMSAAERPDAVFAANDMVAIGVLTQLLRHGIRVPEDIALVGFDDVAQAHQSVVPLTSVRQPGYEIGRAAGAALIRQLADPSADLPAPTPFAAELVVRESTVGR, encoded by the coding sequence ATGCCAGCCAGCGTCAAGGACGTCGCCGCTCTTGCAGGAGTCTCGTCCTCCACCGTCTCCAACTACCTCAACCACCCGCACGTGCTGGGCGAGTCGAGCGCGGCGAAGGTCAGGGCGGCGATCGAGCAGCTCGGCTACGTACCCAACGAATCGGCGCGGCAGCTCCGGGCGGGATCGAGCAAGGCACTCGCCCTGATCCTGCTCGACGCCTGGCTGCCGTACTTCCTCGAGCTGTCGCGAGGCGTCGAAGACGTGGCCCGCGAAGAGGGATGGTCGCTGTTCTTCAGCAACAGCAACCGCGACGCGGACACCGAGCGCCGCAACATCGACATGTTCGAGGCGCATCGCGTGCAGGGCATCGTGATCTATCCGCTCCAGGACGTGGTGCCTCGGCTCGAACAGCTCGCCGACCGCGGCATCCGCTCGGTCGTCGTCGGTCCGATCCCCGATTCGGCGACGGTCGGGTCCGTGCGTTTCGACGACCGCGGCGGTGGACGCCTCGCCGGTGCCCACCTGCTCTCGATCGGGCGCCGCCGCATCCTGTTCCTCGGGGCGCCGGGCGTGAGCCAGTCGAACGATCGCCTGCAGGGGCTGCGGGACGCCGTCGACGGGTCAGATGCTGAGGTCACGGTGGTCGACGTGCCGCACCTCACCACCGAGGACGGGCTCGACGTCGGCGCTCGCATCGTCGAGATGTCCGCCGCTGAACGTCCCGATGCGGTCTTCGCCGCGAACGACATGGTCGCGATCGGCGTGCTGACGCAGCTGCTGCGGCACGGCATCCGGGTGCCGGAGGACATCGCCCTCGTCGGGTTCGACGACGTCGCGCAGGCGCACCAGAGCGTCGTGCCGCTGACGAGCGTGCGGCAGCCGGGATACGAGATCGGGCGCGCGGCGGGGGCGGCGCTGATCCGACAGCTCGCTGACCCGAGCGCGGATCTGCCTGCTCCGACGCCGTTCGCGGCCGAGCTCGTTGTGCGCGAGTCCACCGTCGGCCGCTGA
- a CDS encoding sugar phosphate isomerase/epimerase family protein, whose translation MNIGCHGLVWTGHFDADGIRLAVEKTEQAGFDLIEFPLMDPFSFDVAAARDALEEHDLAVSASLGLSEATDVTSSDPAVVAAGEALLLQAVDVLADLGGQHFCGVIYSAMKKYMDPATPEGLASSRRTIARVADHAAERGISVSLEVVNRYETNVLNTARQALAYLDDVQRPNLGIHLDTYHMNIEESDMFAPVLDAAPALRYVHIGESHRGYLGTGTVDFDTFFKALGRIGYDGPIVFESFSSAVVAPDLSRMLGIWRNLWTDNAELGAHANAYIRDKLVAVESIRLH comes from the coding sequence ATGAACATCGGATGCCATGGGCTCGTCTGGACCGGACACTTCGATGCCGACGGCATCCGCCTCGCCGTCGAGAAGACCGAGCAGGCGGGGTTCGACCTGATCGAGTTCCCCCTCATGGACCCCTTCTCGTTCGACGTGGCGGCCGCGCGAGACGCTCTCGAAGAGCACGATCTCGCCGTCAGCGCCTCACTGGGACTGTCCGAGGCGACGGACGTCACGAGCTCGGACCCGGCGGTCGTCGCGGCGGGGGAGGCGCTGCTGCTCCAGGCCGTCGACGTGCTCGCCGACCTCGGAGGGCAGCACTTCTGCGGCGTCATCTACAGCGCCATGAAGAAGTACATGGACCCCGCCACCCCGGAGGGACTCGCCAGCAGCCGCCGCACGATCGCCCGCGTCGCCGATCACGCCGCCGAGCGCGGCATCTCGGTCTCGCTCGAGGTCGTCAACCGCTACGAGACCAACGTGCTGAACACCGCGCGGCAGGCGCTCGCGTACCTCGATGACGTGCAGCGGCCGAACCTCGGCATCCATCTCGACACGTACCACATGAACATCGAGGAGTCGGATATGTTCGCGCCGGTCCTCGACGCCGCGCCGGCGCTGCGGTACGTGCACATCGGCGAGAGCCACCGCGGCTACCTCGGCACCGGAACCGTCGACTTCGACACCTTCTTCAAGGCGCTCGGGCGGATCGGCTACGACGGGCCGATCGTGTTCGAGTCGTTCTCGTCGGCCGTGGTCGCTCCGGATCTGAGCAGGATGCTCGGCATCTGGCGCAACCTCTGGACCGACAACGCCGAACTCGGTGCGCACGCCAACGCCTACATCCGCGACAAGCTCGTCGCCGTGGAGTCGATCCGACTGCACTGA
- a CDS encoding sugar ABC transporter ATP-binding protein: MSDPILRVEGISKGFPGVQALKDVHLEVRAGEVLVLVGENGAGKSTLMKILSGIYTKDEGTITFEGQEVELTSPLQAQQLGITIIHQELNLMPDLTVAQNIFVGREPTTGPFLSERKLNAQTAELLQRLGIRMNPRQLVGELTVAEQQMVEIAKALSFNAKVLIMDEPTSALTDSETETLFVLIEQLRASGTGIVYISHRMDELRRLADRVTVLRDGTYIGSLEKSEVSIPKIIEMMVGRVIDEGTRPQAREHVNDPIVLDVQGLSTKSLLKDVSFQLHKGEILGFAGLMGAGRTETARAIIGADHREEGTISIGGRPVRIAQPADAVKHGVGYLSEDRKLLGLMLEQDVTFNTVLASLGSYANGIGWMGDSKAKNRTKEYVEQLRVKTPSVNQVVKLLSGGNQQKVVIARWLMRDCDILIFDEPTRGIDVGAKEEIYRLMQQLADQGKSIIVISSELPEILRVANRIAVFANGRVTGTLRNEDASQEKIMQLAAHGEED; the protein is encoded by the coding sequence ATGAGTGACCCCATTCTCAGAGTCGAGGGGATCAGCAAGGGTTTCCCCGGTGTGCAGGCTCTCAAGGATGTGCACCTCGAGGTGCGTGCGGGGGAAGTGCTCGTGCTCGTCGGCGAGAACGGCGCAGGCAAGTCGACGCTCATGAAGATCCTCTCCGGCATCTACACCAAGGATGAGGGCACGATCACGTTCGAGGGCCAGGAGGTCGAACTAACCAGCCCCCTCCAGGCGCAGCAGCTCGGCATCACGATCATCCATCAGGAGCTGAACCTGATGCCGGATCTCACCGTCGCGCAGAACATCTTCGTCGGCCGTGAGCCCACCACAGGGCCGTTCCTCTCGGAGCGCAAGCTCAACGCGCAGACCGCCGAGCTGCTGCAGCGACTGGGCATCAGGATGAATCCGCGGCAGCTGGTGGGCGAGCTCACGGTGGCCGAGCAGCAGATGGTCGAGATCGCCAAGGCGCTCTCGTTCAACGCCAAGGTGCTGATCATGGATGAGCCCACCTCCGCGCTCACGGATTCCGAGACCGAGACCCTCTTCGTGCTCATCGAGCAGCTGCGCGCGTCCGGCACCGGCATCGTCTACATCTCGCACCGCATGGACGAGCTGCGGCGGCTCGCCGACCGAGTGACCGTGCTCCGAGACGGCACATACATCGGATCACTGGAGAAGTCCGAGGTGAGCATCCCGAAGATCATCGAGATGATGGTCGGACGGGTGATCGACGAGGGGACCCGCCCGCAGGCGCGCGAGCACGTCAACGACCCGATCGTCCTCGACGTGCAGGGTCTCTCGACCAAGAGCCTCCTCAAAGACGTGTCGTTCCAGCTGCACAAGGGCGAGATCCTCGGCTTCGCGGGGCTCATGGGCGCCGGTCGCACCGAGACCGCCCGCGCCATCATCGGCGCCGACCACCGCGAAGAGGGGACGATCTCGATCGGCGGACGTCCGGTGCGCATCGCGCAGCCGGCGGATGCCGTGAAGCACGGCGTCGGCTACCTCTCCGAGGACCGCAAGCTCCTGGGGCTGATGCTCGAGCAGGACGTGACCTTCAACACCGTGCTCGCCTCCCTCGGCTCGTACGCCAACGGCATCGGCTGGATGGGCGACAGCAAGGCCAAGAACCGCACCAAGGAGTACGTCGAGCAGCTGAGGGTCAAGACGCCCTCGGTGAACCAGGTCGTGAAGCTGCTCTCCGGAGGCAACCAGCAGAAGGTCGTCATCGCCCGGTGGCTGATGCGCGACTGCGACATCCTCATCTTCGACGAGCCGACGCGTGGCATCGACGTCGGTGCGAAGGAGGAGATCTACCGCCTCATGCAGCAGCTCGCCGACCAGGGCAAGTCCATCATCGTCATCTCGTCGGAACTGCCGGAGATCCTCCGTGTCGCGAACCGCATCGCGGTCTTCGCGAACGGACGCGTCACCGGCACCCTCCGCAACGAGGACGCCAGCCAGGAGAAGATCATGCAACTCGCAGCCCACGGAGAGGAAGACTGA
- a CDS encoding ABC transporter permease, which yields MSAPQQPGSSTTTIIQTALDENTDKRDVGAFLKRQLQQSLAFGTLIVLVLFFSIASPNFFTFSNIATVLLSTAVIGILALGTTFVIITGGIDLSIGTGMALCAVMTGVIVTNMGLPVWVGVIGGILTGVLMGLVNGVNITFLRLPPFIATLAMMMIAGGLALVISNVAPIYFSTSAPDFKKIALGVLIPGIPNAVLITAVLAVVAFLVLSKTLLGRYTFAIGSNEEATRLSGVNTRRWTILIYMFAGAFTGIAGIVIAARLDSAQPQIGTGYELQAIAAVIIGGTSLLGGRGSILGTVIGALIMSVLVNGLRIMSIQPEWQNIVVGVVVLLAVFLDSLRNRERT from the coding sequence ATGAGCGCTCCGCAGCAGCCCGGATCGTCGACGACGACGATCATCCAGACCGCGCTCGATGAGAACACCGACAAGCGCGACGTCGGCGCCTTCCTGAAGCGACAGCTTCAGCAGTCGCTCGCGTTCGGCACGCTGATCGTGCTGGTGCTGTTCTTCTCGATCGCCAGCCCGAACTTCTTCACCTTCAGCAACATCGCGACGGTGCTGCTGTCGACGGCCGTCATCGGCATCCTCGCCCTCGGCACGACGTTCGTCATCATCACCGGCGGCATCGACCTGTCGATCGGAACCGGCATGGCGCTGTGCGCCGTGATGACCGGTGTGATCGTCACAAACATGGGGCTGCCGGTGTGGGTCGGCGTGATCGGCGGCATCCTGACCGGCGTTCTGATGGGTCTGGTGAACGGTGTGAACATCACGTTCCTCCGCCTGCCTCCCTTCATCGCGACTCTCGCCATGATGATGATCGCGGGTGGCCTCGCCCTCGTGATCTCGAACGTCGCCCCGATCTACTTCTCGACCTCGGCTCCCGACTTCAAGAAGATCGCTCTGGGAGTGCTCATCCCCGGCATCCCGAACGCGGTGCTGATCACCGCCGTCCTCGCCGTCGTCGCATTCCTGGTGCTGTCGAAGACCCTGCTGGGTCGCTACACCTTCGCGATCGGCTCGAACGAGGAGGCCACGCGCCTGTCCGGTGTGAACACCCGCCGCTGGACGATCCTCATCTACATGTTCGCCGGAGCGTTCACGGGCATCGCGGGCATCGTGATCGCCGCCCGCCTGGACTCCGCGCAGCCGCAGATCGGCACCGGATACGAGCTGCAGGCGATCGCCGCGGTGATCATCGGCGGCACCTCGCTGCTCGGCGGTCGCGGATCCATCCTCGGCACCGTGATCGGCGCGCTCATCATGAGCGTGCTCGTCAACGGACTGCGCATCATGTCGATCCAGCCCGAATGGCAGAACATCGTCGTCGGCGTCGTCGTGCTGCTTGCCGTCTTCCTCGACTCGCTGCGCAACCGCGAGCGCACCTGA
- a CDS encoding ABC transporter substrate-binding protein, which produces MKFGKKTAFAALVAASALVFAGCAGGGGDVIEEGGGDAGGDGEMYIALVSKGFQHQFWQAVKQGAQEKADELGVKITFEGPAAETEIAQQLEMLTTAIDKNPDAIAYAALDPEACVAPLEQAKSKDIPVVYFDAPCNGEVGLSLSATDSKVAGALAAEHMAELIGGEGEVAIVGHSNINSTGVERRDGFVEKIEADFPDIEIVDIQYGDGDHLKSADIAKTLIAAHPDLKGIYGTNEGSAIGVVNAVNELGLEKGKITIVGFDSGAAQINAIKDGTMAGAITQDPIGIGAQVVQAAYDAANGKDVEEFYDTGSYWYDSTNLEDEKIAAVLYE; this is translated from the coding sequence ATGAAATTCGGCAAGAAGACCGCATTCGCGGCGCTCGTGGCCGCATCCGCCCTCGTGTTCGCCGGCTGTGCCGGCGGCGGCGGTGACGTCATCGAAGAAGGCGGCGGCGACGCCGGCGGCGACGGAGAGATGTACATCGCGCTCGTCTCGAAGGGCTTCCAGCACCAGTTCTGGCAGGCTGTCAAGCAGGGCGCCCAGGAGAAGGCGGACGAGCTCGGCGTGAAGATCACGTTCGAGGGCCCGGCCGCCGAGACCGAGATCGCCCAGCAGCTCGAGATGCTGACGACCGCGATCGACAAGAACCCGGATGCCATCGCCTACGCCGCACTCGACCCCGAGGCCTGCGTGGCCCCGCTCGAGCAGGCGAAGTCGAAGGACATCCCGGTCGTCTACTTCGACGCCCCCTGCAACGGCGAGGTCGGCCTGAGCCTCTCGGCGACCGACAGCAAGGTCGCCGGTGCTCTTGCCGCAGAGCACATGGCCGAGCTGATCGGAGGCGAGGGCGAGGTCGCCATCGTCGGTCACTCGAACATCAACTCCACCGGTGTCGAGCGTCGTGACGGATTCGTCGAGAAGATCGAAGCCGACTTCCCCGACATCGAGATCGTCGACATCCAGTACGGCGACGGCGACCACCTGAAGTCGGCCGACATCGCCAAGACGCTGATCGCTGCCCACCCCGACCTCAAGGGCATCTACGGCACCAACGAGGGTTCGGCCATCGGCGTCGTGAACGCCGTGAACGAGCTCGGCCTGGAGAAGGGCAAGATCACGATCGTCGGCTTCGACTCGGGAGCCGCGCAGATCAACGCGATCAAGGACGGCACGATGGCCGGTGCCATCACGCAGGACCCGATCGGCATCGGCGCGCAGGTCGTGCAGGCGGCATACGACGCCGCCAACGGCAAGGACGTCGAGGAGTTCTACGACACCGGTTCGTACTGGTACGACAGCACGAACCTCGAGGACGAGAAGATCGCCGCAGTCCTCTACGAGTGA
- a CDS encoding putative quinol monooxygenase yields the protein MTEPTILHAVFTALPEKGEEVAALLRDFAEVVRAEEGNVLFDATRLVDDPDRFFVYEVYRDDAAFQAHISAPAGIPFNAALQQLIVEPASVLTFLRRI from the coding sequence GTGACCGAGCCGACAATCCTGCATGCCGTGTTCACCGCACTTCCCGAGAAGGGCGAAGAGGTCGCTGCGCTGCTGCGTGACTTCGCCGAGGTGGTGCGCGCCGAAGAGGGCAACGTCCTGTTCGACGCGACGCGCCTCGTCGACGACCCCGACCGCTTCTTCGTCTACGAGGTCTATCGCGACGACGCGGCCTTCCAGGCGCACATCTCGGCCCCGGCCGGCATCCCGTTCAATGCGGCTCTGCAGCAGTTGATCGTCGAACCGGCATCCGTCCTGACCTTCCTCCGCCGCATCTGA
- a CDS encoding phosphotriesterase family protein, translated as MPVVRTVLGDIDPALLGATDYHEHLFQVSPLLVGDELDDEDLSGQEAALLKASGFAAMVDATPFALGRDPEAVARISAGTGMHVVSTTGRHREAHYGDEHPMHVWDVDRLADLFIAEVVHGMPVDDALVFETPDVPRSAAPDGSAVRAGMLKAGVGYWSITPFEHTTLLAVAATHRATGAPVMVHLEFCTAAHEVLDLLEAGGVASDRVVLAHADRDPDAGLHASLAERGAYLGYDGFARPRTRSDAELLALTERAISLGCEDRILLGGDVARRTRYLAYGGMPGLAYLGERYLPRLRSAVGDDAVERMLVANPARLLTLAS; from the coding sequence ATGCCTGTCGTGCGGACGGTCCTCGGCGACATCGACCCTGCGCTGCTCGGCGCGACGGACTATCACGAGCACCTGTTCCAGGTCTCGCCGCTGCTCGTGGGCGATGAGCTCGACGACGAGGACCTCTCGGGCCAGGAGGCCGCGCTGCTGAAGGCCAGCGGCTTCGCGGCGATGGTCGACGCCACGCCCTTCGCCCTCGGCCGCGACCCCGAAGCGGTGGCACGGATCAGTGCGGGAACGGGGATGCACGTCGTTTCGACCACGGGTCGCCACCGCGAGGCGCATTACGGCGACGAACACCCGATGCACGTGTGGGACGTCGACCGTCTGGCCGACCTGTTCATCGCTGAGGTGGTGCACGGGATGCCGGTCGACGACGCGCTGGTGTTCGAGACCCCCGACGTCCCTCGATCGGCTGCGCCCGATGGATCGGCCGTGCGCGCGGGGATGCTCAAGGCCGGCGTCGGCTACTGGAGCATCACCCCGTTCGAGCACACGACCCTGCTCGCGGTCGCGGCGACGCACCGGGCGACCGGGGCGCCGGTCATGGTGCATCTGGAGTTCTGCACGGCCGCCCACGAGGTGCTCGATCTGCTCGAGGCGGGTGGCGTGGCATCCGATCGTGTCGTGCTGGCGCATGCGGACCGCGACCCGGATGCAGGGCTGCACGCCTCGCTCGCCGAGCGCGGCGCGTATCTCGGATACGACGGCTTCGCCCGGCCGCGCACGCGATCGGATGCCGAGCTGCTCGCCCTCACCGAGCGGGCCATCTCTCTCGGGTGCGAGGACCGCATCCTGCTCGGCGGCGATGTCGCCCGCCGCACCCGCTACCTCGCCTACGGCGGCATGCCAGGCCTCGCCTATCTCGGCGAGCGCTACCTGCCGCGACTGCGCTCCGCCGTCGGCGACGACGCCGTGGAGCGGATGCTCGTCGCGAATCCCGCCCGTCTCCTCACCCTGGCGTCCTGA